A genomic region of Oncorhynchus mykiss isolate Arlee chromosome 16, USDA_OmykA_1.1, whole genome shotgun sequence contains the following coding sequences:
- the fam234a gene encoding protein FAM234A, with the protein MEPTDHATEADPLKREEDGVEGGGTAPPAPTKKKSLGLAKLSHWRTAAFFLSLFLCLIIVFAFSFIIPCPVRPQYLTFWNRTFPQAATYDFLAIEDASKDKVMDVLFVLKAQEGSQNVSCLAEGLDTPCVFVSAVAGTNGETLWERPLAPEFHWAQCGLDGLGETDRGCLLSHSNQLTAINKYTGVVTWARLQPPNLRSTLPVLSVSDLDGDGVSDVALVAPSPTQTQLAILSGKTGVQIGSEVVLDTAECAMHLLHSTGKGSNYVLLQKDSGLYGLALWRIAAQAKAGMEKGLKKDKHWERKANDSSGLVSIYESGTLRYVLRTGKAEGPSNLLLVTGGSVVLIDGDSLNLLWRVNTSTVLSEPSFGHFNKDGTLDIVIEEDIGNRIKRVVILDGNTGGTVWEVNLLASPNSPKPASVNTINSFSVFMFWGLMPSEANTTRDLSEERRSYMLYPHYSSVLLEKSNVMDHIIAFKATLLERGRHACYIMLTGPEGEGAEGTVDLSKRKLKQDVTDSRVLRLGSLSSKDTNEDIKEAFQRLRFSDE; encoded by the exons ATGGAGCCAACAGACCATGCCACAGAAGCCGACCCCctgaagagggaggaggatggggttGAGGGTGGTGGAACTGCACCACCAGCGCCGACCAAGAAGAAGAGTTTGGGTCTGGCCAAGTTGTCCCACTGGAGGACGGCtgccttcttcctctccctcttcctctgcctcATCATCGTCTTCGCCTTCTCTTTCATCATCCCCTGTCCCGTCCGTCCGCAATACCTCACCTTCTGGAACCGCACCTTCCCCCAAGCAG CCACCTATGATTTCCTGGCCATTGAGGATGCAAGCAAAGACAAAGTGATGGACGTGTTGTTTGTCCTGAAGGCGCAGGAGGGCAGTCAGAACGTTAGTTGTTTGGCTGAAG GTCTGGACACaccttgtgtgtttgtgtcggcGGTAGCAGGGACCAACGGGGAGACTCTGTGGGAGCGGCCCTTGGCCCCTGAGTTCCACTGGGCCCAGTGTGGTCTGGACGGCCTTGGAGAAACCGACAGGGGCTGCCTGCTGTCTCACTCCAACCAGCTCACTGCCATCAACAAATACACTG GAGTGGTGACGTGGGCGCGGCTCCAGCCTCCCAACCTGAGGAGTACCTTACCGGTCCTCAGTGTCTCAGACCTGGATGGGGACGGGGTAAGCGACGTGGCTCTGGTGGCGCCCAGCCCAACGCAG ACACAGCTGGCGATCCTCTCAGGGAAGACCGGTGTCCAGATTGGCTCAGAGGTGGTTCTTGACACCGCTGAGTGTGCCATGCATCTCCTCCACTCCACAGGGAAAGGCTCCAACTATGTACTGCTCCAGAAAG ACTCGGGATTGTATGGCCTGGCCCTGTGGAGGATTGCAGCCCAGGCTAAGGCAGGCATGGAAAAAGGCCTCAAGAAGGACAAGCACTGGGAGCGCAAAGCCAATGACTCCTCTGGCCTTGTATCAATCTATGA GTCTGGGACATTGAGATACGTGTTAAGGACAGGGAAGGCAGAGGGTCCCTCCAACCTACTATTGGTCACTGGGGGCAGTGTGGTGCTGATAGATGGTGACAGTCTGAACTTACTGTGGAGAGTCAACACCAGCACAGTCCTCAG CGAGCCTTCTTTTGGCCACTTCAACAAAGATGGCACACTCGACATAGTGATCGAGGAGGACATTGGCAACCGCATTAAAAGG GTGGTGATCCTGGACGGAAACACTGGAGGCACAGTGTGGGAGGTCAACCTACTGGCCAGCCCCAACTCACCCAAGCCAGCCTCAGTCAACACCATCAACTCCTTCTCTGTGTTCATGTTCTGGGGGCTGATGCCCTCCGAGGCCAACACTACT AGGGATTTGAGTGAGGAGCGGCGCTCCTACATGCTGTATCCCCACTACTCCTCAGTTCTCCTGGAGAAGAGCAACGTCATGGACCACATCATCGCGTTTAAAG ccactctgTTGGAGCGGGGGCGCCACGCCTGCTACATCATGTTGACGGGGCCCGAGGGGGAGGGGGCCGAGGGGACGGTGGACCTTAGCAAGCGCAAACTGAAACAGGACGTCACCGACAGCCGGGTCCTCCGCCTGGGCTCCCTAAGCAGCAAAGACACTAACGAGGACATCAAAGAGGCCTTCCAGAGACTGCGTTTCAGCGATGAGTGA
- the LOC110491572 gene encoding putative RNA-binding protein Luc7-like 1 isoform X1, which yields MSAQAQMRALLDQLMGTARDGDETRQRVKFTDERVCKSHLLNCCPHDILSGTRMDLGECAKTHDLALRADYEIASKARELFFELDAVDHLESFIADCDRRTELAKKRLVETQDEISAEVAAKAETVHELNEEIGKLLAKAEQLGAEGNVDEAQLILQEVEKVRSRKRDAEEEYRNSMPASSFQQQKLRVCEVCSAYLGLHDNDRRLADHFGGKLHLGFIQIREKLEALKKTVIDKQEKRNQDRLKRREEREMEERMKTRTKSRSREQSREHRLVWAPSHLLPYELY from the exons ATGTCGGCCCAAGCTCAAATGAGAGCTTTGCTCGATCAACTAATGGGGACAGCGAGGGATG GGGACGAGACGCGGCAGAGGGTCAAGTTCACTGATGAGCGGGTCTGCAAAAGCCATCTCCTGAACTGCTGTCCCCACGACATCCTCTCTGGAACT CGTATGGATCTGGGAGAATGTGCGAAGACCCACGACCTGGCGCTCCGGGCCGACTACGAAATTGCCTCCAAGGCGAGGGAACTCTTCTTTGAGCTTGAC GCTGTGGATCACCTGGAGTCTTTCATCGCTGATTGCGACCGTAGAACAGAGTTGGCCAAGAAACGACTGGTGGAGACTCAGGATGAGATCAGTGCGGAGGTGGCTGCAAAG GCAGAGACTGTCCACGAGCTGAACGAAGAGATCGGGAAGCTCCTGGCCAAGGCAGAGCAGCTGGGAGCCGAGGGGAACGTAGATGAAGCCCAGCTGATCCTACAGGAAGTGGAGAAGGTCCGCAGCAGGAAGAGGGATGCCGAG GAGGAGTACAGAAACTCCATGCCTGCCTCCAGTTTCCAGCAGCAGAAGCTCCGTGTCTGCGAGGTATGCTCGGCCTACCTGGGTCTCCACGACAACGACCGTCGCCTGGCCGACCACTTTGGTGGGAAGCTGCACTTGGGATTCATCCAGATCAGGGAGAAACTGGAAGCCCTGAAG aaaaCGGTCATTGACAAGCAGGAGAAGAGGAACCAGGACCGTCTCAAGAGGCgagaagagcgagagatggaAGAGCGGATGAAGACGAG GACCAAATCACggagcagggaacagagcagggaacatAGGTTAGTATGGGCCCCCAGCCATCTGCTGCCATATGAACTATATTAG
- the LOC110491572 gene encoding putative RNA-binding protein Luc7-like 1 isoform X2 — translation MDLGECAKTHDLALRADYEIASKARELFFELDAVDHLESFIADCDRRTELAKKRLVETQDEISAEVAAKAETVHELNEEIGKLLAKAEQLGAEGNVDEAQLILQEVEKVRSRKRDAEEEYRNSMPASSFQQQKLRVCEVCSAYLGLHDNDRRLADHFGGKLHLGFIQIREKLEALKKTVIDKQEKRNQDRLKRREEREMEERMKTRTKSRSREQSREHRLVWAPSHLLPYELY, via the exons ATGGATCTGGGAGAATGTGCGAAGACCCACGACCTGGCGCTCCGGGCCGACTACGAAATTGCCTCCAAGGCGAGGGAACTCTTCTTTGAGCTTGAC GCTGTGGATCACCTGGAGTCTTTCATCGCTGATTGCGACCGTAGAACAGAGTTGGCCAAGAAACGACTGGTGGAGACTCAGGATGAGATCAGTGCGGAGGTGGCTGCAAAG GCAGAGACTGTCCACGAGCTGAACGAAGAGATCGGGAAGCTCCTGGCCAAGGCAGAGCAGCTGGGAGCCGAGGGGAACGTAGATGAAGCCCAGCTGATCCTACAGGAAGTGGAGAAGGTCCGCAGCAGGAAGAGGGATGCCGAG GAGGAGTACAGAAACTCCATGCCTGCCTCCAGTTTCCAGCAGCAGAAGCTCCGTGTCTGCGAGGTATGCTCGGCCTACCTGGGTCTCCACGACAACGACCGTCGCCTGGCCGACCACTTTGGTGGGAAGCTGCACTTGGGATTCATCCAGATCAGGGAGAAACTGGAAGCCCTGAAG aaaaCGGTCATTGACAAGCAGGAGAAGAGGAACCAGGACCGTCTCAAGAGGCgagaagagcgagagatggaAGAGCGGATGAAGACGAG GACCAAATCACggagcagggaacagagcagggaacatAGGTTAGTATGGGCCCCCAGCCATCTGCTGCCATATGAACTATATTAG
- the LOC110491569 gene encoding epidermal growth factor receptor kinase substrate 8-like protein 1: MMTDVSRYLINHLVTFSLQDGEVNSVDEAQSRLSRLARAEKLWSQQIVLEISPEALRLRDTQSQDELEKYPVASIHRCDAILTEKRFPSLLLLVCQSAPQIKPDVLFFNCETVRAEQIRDDITRAVSGYSSRSKKRPEALRLPPIDPVLPQNTKAAMMDPYGIPSPPIPHAPNAPPANPPPYPGIRANGVNSGQPPDSSFLRAEKEVGILNHCFDDIEVFMAKLQQTAEAASVLSQRKKKKKSRKQTAEEDLLTAKARPPPEEEFMDIFQKLKYCFSLLARLKSSISNPSSEELLHHVFKPLDMLVRTTGGPALGASVTSPALTNSAVTLLQDNLSEEERLLWTALGPHWTLPRSQLKGPVAAYTPVFLDGWKPEASRADRQVYEDPVESQHKHEALREKQELQPTQPVGPPVTPKSNEMDSSVLPPEGERMYSCSYDFVARNNSELSVQQGDTLEVVESSKRWWKCRNRFNEVGFVPFNILEPMAHIDSPVTMREPKPPVSPALTKTHIPPSPPAFNPSSLTPSPSAHHRPRPLSYNQYSQHIPAGDDADKVMMVNDELLQRLTNGKANLNKPLVIPRSSDTLVPLDYNSPPEEVEQWLRGKGFSETTVTLLGKLTGALLFSLNKEDLRQVLPDEGARVYSQLTVQKALLEDARKATELEAVMEKQKMKMDLKLESSTL; this comes from the exons GATGAGTTGGAGAAGTATCCAGTTGCATCTATCCATCGCTGTGACGCCATCCTCACTGAGAAACGATTTCCATCCCTCCTGTTACTCGTTTGCCAAAGCGCACCTCAGATAAAGCCTGACGTTCTCTTCTTCAACTGTGAGACCGTAAGG GCAGAGCAAATTCGTGACGACATCACAAGGGCAGTGTCAGGTTACTCATCGAGGTCCAAGAAGCGCCCAGAGGCCCTCAG ACTTCCTCCGATAGACCCTGTTCTTCCTCAAAATACCAAAGCAGCGATGATGGACCCCTACGGAATTCCGAGTCCCCCCATTCCACATGCTCCCAATGCCCCGCCTGCCAACCCTCCACCCTACCCAGGAATCAGAG CGAATGGCGTCAACAGCGGGCAACCACCTGATAGCTCTTTTCTACGAGCTGAGAAAGAAGTG GGGATCCTTAATCACTGTTTCGATGACATTGAGGTCTTCATGGCAAAGCTCCAGCAGACTGCAGAAGCTGCCTCAGTTTTAAgccagaggaagaagaagaagaaaagtcGCAAGCAAACAGCAGAGG AGGACTTGCTTACTGCAAAAGCTCGCCCTCCACCTGAAGAAGAATTCATGGACATCTTCCAAAAATTGAAATACTGCTTCAGCCTACTG GCTCGTCTCAAGTCTTCCATCTCCAACCCATCCTCAGAGGAGCTGCTCCACCATGTGTTCAAACCTCTGGATATG CTGGTGAGGACTACCGGGGGCCCTGCCCTAGGGGCCTCAGTGACCAGTCCTGCCCTGACCAACTCAGCCGTAACCCTGCTTCAAGACAAcctgtctgaggaggagaggctgCTATGGACGGCTCTGGGGCCCCACTGGACACTCCCACG ttccCAGCTCAAAGGGCCAGTGGCCGCATATACACCGGTATTTCTGGACGGGTGGAAGCCAGAGGCCTCCAGGGCAGACAGGCAGGTTTATGAGGATCCAGTTGAGTCACAACACAAACATGAAGCCCTGAGAGAAAAACAAGAG tTGCAGCCTACTCAGCCAGTTGGACCTCCAGTCACCCCTAAGAGCAATGAAAT GGATAGCAGTGTCCTACCCCCCGAGGGAGAGAGGATGTACAGTTGCAGCTATGACTTTGTGGCCCGCAACAACAGTGAGCTGTCAGTACAACAGGGAGATACACTGGAG GTCGTGGAGTCTTCCAAACGCTGGTGGAAGTGTCGTAATCGCTTCAACGAGGTTGGCTTTGTCCCATTCAACATCCTGGAGCCAATGGCTCACATAGACAGCCCTGTCACCATGAGAGAACCTAAG CCTCCGGTCTCACCTGCCCTGACCAAGACTCACATTCCACCCAGCCCTCCAGCCTTTAACCCTAGCTCCTTGACTCCTAGCCCCTCAGCGCACCACCGCCCTCGCCCACTATCATACAACCAATACAGCCAACACATTCCAGCCGGAGATGACGCAGACAAAG TCATGATGGTGAATGACGAACTGCTCCAGAGACTGACCAATGGGAAGGCCAACCTGAACAAGCCACTGGTCATCCCTCGCTCGTCGGACACCTTGGTCCCCCTGGACTACAACTCACCCCCCGAGGAGGTGGAGCAGTGGCTCAGGGGCAAGGGCTTCAGTGAGAC GACGGTGACATTACTGGGAAAGCTGACAGGAGCCCTGCTCTTCTCTCTGAACAAAGAGGACCTACGACAAGTCCTACCAGACGAGGGCGCCAGAGTGTACAGCCAGCTCACTGTGCAGAAAGCACTGTTGGAG GACGCCCGGAAGGCCACTGAGCTGGAGGCAGTGATGGAAAAACAGAAGATGAAGATGGATCTGAAGCTGGAGAGTAGCACACTATAA